The nucleotide window ACATTGTTGCAATATGTTAAACTGCAGAGGGCGTACCATGAGTCTGCGCTACATTCCCTGCAAGACACCGTCCCTGAACTTGAGAGATTTATCAGTAAGTTTCACTTCATTTGTATAATAAGCCTAAACATTGGTTACAAATAAGATTAGAAAGTGTTCATATACTAACCAAATTTGTGAGATACAATGGAATAAGATCATCCAAAACCAAGTATGGATGTGTAGTTGAATGAATGTGAATGAGACGGGATATGGGTTCCGCCCCAAATGGAAATTCGAAATCTCTGCTTACcctgtttttatatttaatctgtttatgattatttacagtaatatttgggtaaaaaatgattaattcTTTGTTCTCTTATCTTTATCACCTATTTGTTTAGTATTGTCATTAATGGTACTTAAAACAAGAGATAAGTTCAGTATCACTTTGTCTAAAGTAAACACTAATTGACCATTGTTTGCTATTACTATTTGAGATATAATAACagctattaaattttcattaaaattgtgATGAATAGACTTCTTAAAATAGTTTGTGTAATCTGTATAAGAACATATTGTTTATCTCTCTTTTTTCCATATGAAAATGAGTGTGAATGAGTGGGATGACTATATAGGTATAGGTACAGACGCAATAGTTAGTCCTATAGTTGAAACCCACACACTATCAATAATACTGTCAACAATTATCTCCTAGACAGTACAAGTTGGtcactattaattaatatgtgaGACATATCAATTCTGAGGAGTTAACAAGTAATTAATAGGTCAATTAAATTGAACTAACAATGTAACTTGTATAACagaagtattatataaattatcaaaactatttaatccattttaaattaaattggagTAGTATAACTTAGTTAATATGACAAAAGAATAGATTTATAATCTACTAGCTGttgcacgcgactccgtccgcgcggaattaaaaaaaaaatagtaagtaaTGGTCCGGGAGCCAGTtgcatttttttgtcaattatttCCTCTCGAGCGAAActtcgtaaaatgcataagggacttatactatgaatactcgcgACCGTCAGCTGCGACTAGGTGGGTGGGGTGGGCAGTGGCAGCCTCCCAAACAtggagaaagaaaaaattttttcagtcatttcctctcatttgaaaatttatcagagtatagtttatgttgtattttgaaagaaaaacatagtcagCTGACCATAACACGGTGGATTATACGTCAGCTGGCTGTGCTAGTGTAATGTAAAGTGTGTCGTCACAATATCCGCGCTAGTATATACAATATACTTAAGAAACGTTATTTCCTCCCGgatgaaaatttatcagataattgttaaaatactctagtaaataataaaaaaaatcagctaGCTGTAAGTAAAGGGAAAAGTCGTCAGCTGATAAGTCTCAGTGGGTCATAGATGCTGTTGCGTTACACCTTTCAAGGTGCCAGCTGACAAACTTTCCACCGAGATACAGCAAgctgacattaattttcattaatagtaGCATATAAACGATCACCAGGTAAATTTTTAGTTGAGAGGAAAtcactgaaaaataaatttttttttcatgttaaggAGCCAGCTGACGTATAATCCACCGTGTTATGGTCAGctgactatgtttttctttcaaaatactacataaactatactctgataaattttcaaatgagaggaaatgactgaaaaagttttttttttctgcatGTTTGGGAGGCTGCCACTGCCCACCCCACCCACGGAGTCGCAACTGACGGTCGCaagtattcatagtataagtccctTATGCAATTTACGAATTTTCGATTGGGAGGGACTTGGTCATGAAAATCTGTGGCTGGCTTCCGGACCATTTCAAGGTTCCAGCTGACAAACTTTCCACCGAGATACAGCAAgctgacattaattttcattcatagtagcatataaacgatcaccaggttaatttttatttgagaggaaatgactgaaaaaatttttttttcttcatgttTGGGAGGTTGCCACTGCCCACCACACCCACGGAGTCGCAGCTGACGGTcgcgagtattcatagtataagtcctttatgcattttacgaatTTTCGATTGGGAGGGGATTGGTCATGAAAATCTGTCGCTGGCTCCCGGACCataacctatgtgtttttccaaactatgttctacatctgtgccgaatttcataaagatccgttgggccgttttggagataccttcaaacaaacatccatccatctaaactttcgcatttataatattagtaagatagatacTAAACCTAAGCATAAAAGTGAGGCGAAAAAtatccgattttttttttgttcggGTAAATTCAGTGTTTCCAAAATCAAACTTGTAGGCAACACTGTATTgaacttataaaattcaatgattttttttaccttccCCAGAAATTGAACATAAACTCTTATTATCCCAGCTTTTTTCCTATACCATGGCTATATTACGATAATATTGTTctgttttcaattttagtcctctttcccctcccatccttttctaataagaaatggatgggaagggaaaatggattttggcggaagaggggacgcataggaaatatcctctttctgtgcgtcttctTCTCAGTTGATTAAAGTtaggcaaagcatctgcatttgcggatgtctatgggcaactgtcgcctcgctatttaggcgaattcaggtggccgcttgctcctTTGCCttctatagatataaaaaatacataattttctaAACATTGTGGTTATGTTAATGTTAGATTGACctgagaaaataaatataatggtTGACATTGAATGACGATTGTATAAGGAAAACTCTAAACGATAAACAATCTAATAAAAAGATGTCATGTCGTCTACAACTTGTGTgacattttccttttaataagTGCCAGTTATCCTTGTtcgagcgtcggtggctcaggggttgagcacttgacttgcaatctgcaggtcctgggttcgaatcccgccatgtaccaatgtgtttttcgatttacatatgtacatttatccgacgttcttacggtgaaggaaaacatcgtgatgcaacctgcacatatctgagaagaaattcaatgatatgtgtgaagtcaaccaacccgcactgggccagcgtggttgactatggcctagtcacccctaacttggggtaggctccgagcccctcggtggggacgtatagtgagctgatgatgatccTTGTTCTTTTCCCACTCCATATGATGTTAAGGCATCAGTTTTCGATCTCAAAATTgatctgttatttatttcagtcaTTACTCCTTTCCTAAACATGGCAACTTTAACCAATTgccatttaatttgtatatttcaatactgtattttattgctgttctatataaattgttaggcttagttttttgtttaccGTACTTTTGGAATATCAGACAATATGGTATTGAACCTTTAGGGTGTACTTACAGATGACAGCTCTGTAAAGCCAGTGTTTGGATATCCTCTGGAAGAGCACTTGCGCGTGACGGGCAGGACTATAGCCTTCCCTTTGGAGCTGTGTGTATGTGCACTGCATGAGCTGGCACTTAACGAGGAAGGACTCTTTAGGATCGCTGGTGGTGAGTTACGATGTAGCTGAATCTACGTTTTACGGCTCTTTTGCGAGTAAATATTGCTTGCACATGAATAAGTCTGGATTaagtcatatttaaaaatgacaacGACCAATACACAATaaggtttttaaataagaaatccCCTGTTTTATCatgtatttaatgaaaaacctAACATAACTAGCCACAGTGCACCccttcttttattaattttatgttttttaaatcgtgtacattttattttgcaggTTTGTCAAAGGTAAGAAGGATGAAGTTGTCGCTGGACGCGGGACTGTTCAGCGTGCCGCTGCCGCGCGACTACCGCGACATGCACGTGGTCGCCTCCGTGCTCAAGTCGTACCTGCGCGAGCTGCCCGAGCCGCTCCTCACCTACCGCCTCTACGAGACCTTCATCAGCGCCTCGCGCCAGCCCGCCGAGCAGGCGCGCCTCAACGCCGTCTGGGATGCCATACATCTCCTGCCTCCACACAACTACCAAAATCTTAGGTATCTCATCAAATTTTTGTCTGCCTTGACACAAAATCAAAGCACGAACAAAATGACACCGTCGAACTTGGCGATAGTCATAGCGCCCAACCTGCTGTGGGCCGCCAACGAGAGCACCCTCGACATGTACATCACGAGCGCCGTCAACTGCGTCGTCGAGCTGCTCATCAAACACGCAGACTGGTTCTTTCAAGACGAGATCAACTTCTTCGTGACGTTTACCAAAGAGGATCTGTTGCCCGATCAGTGCGAGTACGGCTTCAGCCCGAACTTCGTCCACGGCTACAACCAGACCGCGGCGCTCGGCCAGGACCAGTCGAACGGCGACTACAGCTCGATGAGCAAGTCCATGTTCGACTACAACCACCAGCCCTCACACCACAAGGAGCCGGACGGTCCCGGTCGTCACTCGCGGAGCAACAGCCATGACACTAGCCTAATATTATTAGATAACGATATCAAAAAAGCTCAGTCCAACAGCTCCCTGTCGGACCAATCTAGTCCACCGCATGGTAGCCCTAAACCGACCATGAGACGAAAAAATAAAGCCCCGGTGCCTCCCAACTTCACGCCGGATAAAAGTAAGCAAAAAGCGGAGGCGCAAACACAGGTTGTCGACGCTACAAAAGAACAGCACCCGGCCAAAGTCGACAACGAGAAGCCCGCCAAGCCGCCGCGGCCGGTGATCTCCGAAACCGGTAAAGTGATCACCGGCGTGCAGACGATCAACCGATCGACGTACCGACAGAGCAAGGCTTTCAAGGACGAGGCCGCTAAGAGCGGAAGCCGCGAAAACTTAACCGACGTCCGCAGACAGAGCCTCGAGCTGGAGAAGGACAAATTGGATAGTTTGAAACCGATAGAGAATCGAGATAAGGAGTCGACGTTGGTCGTTAAAAACGTCACGGCCACAACCGGCGTAGTGGGTAGAATGAAAGTGATAGGCGACGCGAGCAGCGGCCCAGCCTCTCTCGGCGCGGAGTGCAAAGGTGGCCCCACAAGGATACAGATCACGGCCAAGCCGACGGGCCAGCCGCCTCCCCGACCCGTGGCGGCGCCGCGCACCATACTCCCAACGGGGGCGGGGGCAAGCGAAGCGGAGGTCGGCGACGTACAGCTGCGGCACAAACCAGCGGTACCCGAGCGGCCCGCCACGCTGCGTCCGCAGAGCTTCCGCGCGCGCACCTCCGCAGACAACGCGGACATCGCGCCCACAGTACTCGAGCGCACGCACATATACACCGTCGACAAGCAGCACCCCACGGTCATCCAGGTGGGCGGCGCGCACGTCGACCCCGCGCCAGAGGAACCCGCGCGCAACACCGTCCAAAGAACTCACAGTTCCGGCGGCAAGGACGCCGAGCTCGAGGAGCCCAAGAGTCTAGGTGCCAGTAGACAGCTGTCGCAGTCGGAGGGCAGCATCACGGAGACGCCGCTGTCACCACGCGCGCGTCCACCGCGGCCTATGGTGCCCGCGCCTCCACCGCCCGTCGCGCCTCCCCTCTCCCCACCACACCATGAGAGTACAGATCTCTAGTCCGCCTCGTACTGTCCGCTGCAAGTTGCAGCGTGAGGCATGTACACCTGTACACTAACGATGTGGGATCGTGCACATATAATTGAGTATggaattgattttataaccaAATTTAAGCCTACAAAAGAAAGAagcttttaatatgtaaagtcACCAATGCAAATTTTGAAttcttttatattgattttttcttatattattgaaatgtaaaagCTAACGTGCTATTTAGTGATTGCGCACGAATATATACGAAGATTTAAATACATGATGGATGGGACGTTCCATTATAAGAATAACATTATTTGATGCCAATTCGTacgtcaaagataatgaagaTGTGTTATTCATCGTCCATtggtgaaataaatttatcatcacttattaatgtgaaaaaaataataattatgaggTTACTCTCTCTCCAATTGATCTtccaagaaatataaaatcaacgAGGCTGGATACTCGTCTTATATTCTCTGCAGTTATTAAGAACTTACATGTAAAGTGTCCttgtatatgtatttaaatctttgtataCAGTATTTGTAGaaacataaaagtataaatggTCGCAAAATGCTTTGCCGCTAAAATTAAGAtgaacgatttaaaaaatcgcAGACTGATGCCCtctatttagaaataaatcatAGGAATCGGCTGATAATCAAGTATTACTAGTGCAAATAGAAATCAATAGTGTATAGTATGTTGCATgggtcaaatatttttttaaatcttatatttattaggtACACGCATCTTACATTACTTGGATTCATAAGTGATGTCACAGCAAAGCTTTTGCATTGCACTGAGTGAAGTCAGTGCATGTGGTATTGTACAATATAGAGTTACGATACTGCCTTGTGATATTAGAGTGAATTGACAAGAGTCCGTAGTCCATAGTCCGTGGAGGGACAATGCACAAATCGTAACGAGTTGTATTATGTGTAgccatatttttatgatattttatgaCTTGACAGTgcattagttaattattttagcaaCGCTATTACAGTGACTATAACTCTAGGCTAAAACTATGTTATGTAGTATTTACGACGTTTATGTGATacgcattttattatatactgcAAGTATACAAGCTTCTGTTGTAAGTAATTATAACGATTATATTCcgataaacatgttttttttatttcatttttaaatacatacattcacATCATGTCTGCCACTTCActatgtaataatttcttttcccAACTCGGAGTAATGATATTAGGTTTGGTAAAATGTGTGCAGATTCTGTGATAACTTCATTAAAGTTTTTGATTCTTTGATGATTTATGTAGAAACCACCTGCTTGAATTATTCTCATAGCATCAcctgaaatgaaataaagattagcttaaaatacaacaaaataagatTCTAAATGAAAGGGGAGATatcctaaaaaaatacattttagaaagGAAGATGGTAAAGTAAATAactgtaaaagtaaaaagaattGAACTAACCTTCTGTAGGGAAACAGTTTGCCATCATTCCTAATTTAAGTACAGTGATGCCGGGAGACAAGAGTAGTTTAGTAACAGGCGCACTATCAAACACTTGTTCTAAATCCGATGCGCTTAGTGACACTAGAGATTTTACATCTTTACTGTATATTGCATCAGTAGCTTGTCGCGCTCGTGCAAGTCCTTCctctgtaaaatattaacagtgTTAAGGAACATTCTAAAAGAACTGGAGGGAAGTCTATCATAGTACAAAGTAGGGTATATTTTTATCCTCAGACACACATAGGTTTAAAAAAGCTTAAATTTCTTCAAGTAGGCGTCGAGTCTCCAGCTTTTTTGTGATAACAGTTCAACGTTCCCTGCCCGCCTTCTTGAAGGCTCGTTTTGGTTCGCAATTAAGGCCTCCATTGTCATTGGTAACAGTAGATATTATATTGGAACGATCTTTCTTGGTTGTCGTAATACCAGGCTGAAAAGTCTACAAGCTCGAAGGACCAAGATGTACGGGTTGgtacatacaaataat belongs to Papilio machaon chromosome 10, ilPapMach1.1, whole genome shotgun sequence and includes:
- the LOC106718205 gene encoding rho GTPase-activating protein 44; translated protein: MKKQFYRVKQLADQTFSRSGKGEALTDELQTADRKVEHLRNALHLISKRLATCAGNTQGQDPAAREKRLKKLPEYLLGLSMCEASNFDDDDSIMKYILYECGKTEKFLANEIAEHELKVEQLVCAPLAAISDQDLPAIMKAKKQLSRLISEKESATSKYHNLERQKEENPAKLNAAREELEEAGTRVEAARDALAADMFALVAKEAQLAHTLLQYVKLQRAYHESALHSLQDTVPELERFINDSSVKPVFGYPLEEHLRVTGRTIAFPLELCVCALHELALNEEGLFRIAGGLSKVRRMKLSLDAGLFSVPLPRDYRDMHVVASVLKSYLRELPEPLLTYRLYETFISASRQPAEQARLNAVWDAIHLLPPHNYQNLRYLIKFLSALTQNQSTNKMTPSNLAIVIAPNLLWAANESTLDMYITSAVNCVVELLIKHADWFFQDEINFFVTFTKEDLLPDQCEYGFSPNFVHGYNQTAALGQDQSNGDYSSMSKSMFDYNHQPSHHKEPDGPGRHSRSNSHDTSLILLDNDIKKAQSNSSLSDQSSPPHGSPKPTMRRKNKAPVPPNFTPDKSKQKAEAQTQVVDATKEQHPAKVDNEKPAKPPRPVISETGKVITGVQTINRSTYRQSKAFKDEAAKSGSRENLTDVRRQSLELEKDKLDSLKPIENRDKESTLVVKNVTATTGVVGRMKVIGDASSGPASLGAECKGGPTRIQITAKPTGQPPPRPVAAPRTILPTGAGASEAEVGDVQLRHKPAVPERPATLRPQSFRARTSADNADIAPTVLERTHIYTVDKQHPTVIQVGGAHVDPAPEEPARNTVQRTHSSGGKDAELEEPKSLGASRQLSQSEGSITETPLSPRARPPRPMVPAPPPPVAPPLSPPHHESTDL